A single genomic interval of Megalobrama amblycephala isolate DHTTF-2021 linkage group LG15, ASM1881202v1, whole genome shotgun sequence harbors:
- the LOC125247583 gene encoding C-C motif chemokine 22-like codes for MRSLMFLLVLVIFCSLQMTSSATIAIESENSKCCMEFTKVKIPVRQVKSYYWTSKCKHAIVFQMFKEKEICVDPETLWVNSHVAIVDKRKRV; via the exons ATGAGAAGCCTGATGTTCCTGCTGGTCCTGGTGATCTTCTGCTCTCTGCAGATGACTTCAAGTG CTACCATTGCAATTGAGTCTGAAAATTCAAAGTGCTGTATGGAGTTCACTAAAGTGAAGATTCCTGTGAGACAGGTGAAGTCTTACTACTGGACCAGCAAATGCAAACATGCTATTGT GTTTCAGATGTTTAAAGAGAAAGAGATCTGTGTAGATCCAGAGACCCTCTGGGTGAACAGCCACGTTGCTATAGTGGACAAGAGAAAAAGAGTCTAA